A single genomic interval of Malania oleifera isolate guangnan ecotype guangnan chromosome 11, ASM2987363v1, whole genome shotgun sequence harbors:
- the LOC131168015 gene encoding zinc finger protein CONSTANS-LIKE 6, with amino-acid sequence MCNKDTPGLQTGSMINKGTGSVTVKPARKTRTRTRKPKFLSLRLQLSPENSQESSEITRHGHRRRRNQLNLFPLHPENLVEAHDENVADLFCADGGATLAGLLGGGDGVSSEELSPSLSYGCGVQDSGEYCESALWRTALRSKERSDAGEERWVRFSEVVEEKREEEVTSCSVGAWCTADLAQGLSLKLDYDEIMNAWSDKGPLYVESDGPQTVPDVQDALTPRDAANVAAEGWRVPEKGDGMEEEGKKRKGGEGWKMKMKMMEQREASVLRYKEKRQNRLFSKRIRYEVRKLNAEKRPRMKGRFVKRN; translated from the exons ATGTGCAATAAAGACACTCCGGGTCTCCAAACCGGCTCTATGATCAACAAGGGAACCGGCTCCGTCACCGTTAAACCCGCCCGGAAGACCAGAACCCGGACCCGAAAACCCAAGTTCCTCAGCCTCCGCCTCCAGCTCTCACCGGAAAACTCCCAGGAATCCTCAGAAATCACCCGCCACGGTCACCGCCGCCGGCGCAATCAGCTCAACTTGTTCCCGCTCCACCCAGAGAACCTCGTCGAGGCCCACGACGAGAACGTGGCGGACCTCTTCTGCGCCGATGGCGGCGCCACCCTCGCCGGCCTGCTTGGAGGGGGCGATGGTGTTTCGTCGGAGGAGCTGTCGCCGTCGCTGTCGTACGGGTGCGGGGTGCAGGACAGCGGGGAGTACTGCGAGAGCGCGCTGTGGCGGACGGCGCTGAGGAGCAAGGAGAGGAGCGACGCCGGCGAGGAGAGGTGGGTCCGGTTCTCGGAGGTGGTGGAGGAGAAGAGGGAGGAGGAAGTGACGAGCTGCTCCGTGGGTGCATGGTGCACTGCTGATCTGGCGCAAGGGCTGTCGTTGAAgcttgattatgatgagatcatGAACGCTTGGTCTGATAAGGGCCCACTTTATGTGGAATCGGACGGCCCACAGACGGTGCCGGATGTCCAGGATGCGCTCACACCCCGTGATGCCGCCAAC GTGGCGGCAGAAGGGTGGAGGGTGCCGGAAAAGGGGGATGGCATGGAGGAGGAAGGGAAGAAGAGGAAAGGAGGAGAGGGttggaagatgaagatgaagatgatggaGCAGAGGGAAGCCAGTGTCCTTAGATAcaaagaaaagaggcaaaatagGCTTTTCTCGAAACGCATTCGATACGAAGTCCGAAAACTAAATGCCGAAAAACGCCCTCGCATGAAG ggtagatttgtgaagagAAATTGA